The Hirundo rustica isolate bHirRus1 chromosome Z, bHirRus1.pri.v3, whole genome shotgun sequence genome contains the following window.
CGGATCGTCCATCACCACCCACACTGCCCCGCACGCAGCAATCCTCGAGCGAGGAAAACGCGTCTTATGCGGCGGCTCTCTCTGTCGAGCTCCCACACGGCACGGTAGCGGCCAGAGCAGCCTCCGCCGCTGtagggggaagagagagaggttCAGACCCCGCTCGCCCCGCCGCTCCGCTCTCCTCCCGCCCGCcacagccgggcaagggagggcgGAACAAGACGGCGCGACGCTGCCCGGCTCTGCTCGGGCACTCCCGGGGCGGGCCGAGCCGGGAGGGCGGAGCGGATTCGGGGGGCGGTCCCGCCGCGTCGGGGCGGAGCCGCCTCCCGGTATATAAAGGCGAGCCGGGACTCCGCTCGGCGTTGCGAGCAGGGCGGGTGGGGAGGGTAAGGTTGGGAGAGCAGGAGCCAGGCGGGCAGGCAGGACGGAGGCGGCGGGGCGCACTGATGGAGCTGCTACGGACTATCGCCCACCCACCGGGCGGCGGCGGTGCCAAGTGCtgcgaggcggcggcgggcagAGCCGCCGGCAGCGAGTCGCGCAGGaaaaaggcagaggagcagccgCACCAGCACGGCCACCCCGCGGCCGAGGTCTCCCGGATTATAACCGACCCCACGACGGGGAAGCGCTACTGCCGCGGCAAGGTGCTCGGAAAGGTAATGGCCGCGGCGAGCCCCGTGCCCTCCCGCGGCGACGGCCGCTGCGCCCAGCTCGCCGCCCTTCTCGGCGGAGCGGCAGGCGGGCGCTGCCCCTTGCCGGCCGCCTTCCCCCGGGAGCCGAGCGCGCCGCGCTGCGCTGCCGCCCACGCCAGGCGCGGTGCGTCCGAGCGCCCTTACTGCCCCGGAATCGTGCCTTCGGCTCCGGCGAGCCCGCGGGAGCGACTTAGATGGTGCATGCGGGGAGTGGGGAGCCTTCCGACAGATGATGGACCCGGGACCTGTCCTTAGAAAAACTGCCCTTTGCCAAGGAAGTTGCGCTTCTTGACTAATACATGAGCTGGTGAATGACTAAGTGTGAGGCTGCATTTATGCCTGCtctaattgcctttttttctcctgtgtctcTCTAGGGTGGATTTGCCAAGTGTTACGAGATGACAGATTTGACAACGAATAAAGTTTATGCTGCGAAAATCATTCCTCACAGCAGAGTGGCAAAACCTCATCAAAGGGAGAAGGTATGTatgcatgatttttttgtttgtttgtttaaatttatttatttatttatttatttcattctcGAGCTCTGTGTGCTGGATTGCCTACCCCATTTCCTGAAATGGTTCTGGTAGAGCTGTCTGCTCAGTCTTGTGGAAGTAAGGCTGACaacatctttcttctttcctcctaTCTTGTCTTTTCAGATTGATAAAGAGATTGAGCTGCACAGAATGCTTAATCATAGACACATTGTGCAGTTTTACCACTACTTTGAAGACAGAGAGAATATTTACATTCTTCTGGAATACTGCAGTAGAAGGGTGAGCATCAACTGGGAGAAATCCAGTATTTACTTACCTGGAATCTGCAACTGGTTTGCATGTGTGATGtgtaaaaggttttttttttgtggctttagTCGTTGTTTCTCTAAGTCCTCATTTACTTTTGCTTAAGGTGGATCTTTTGCATGAATTGCCAGTGACATTTCtccatttgtttttcctctgcagtcAATGGCTCACATCTTAAAAGCAAGGAAGGTATTGACAGAACCAGAAGTACGATACTACCTCAGGCAAATTGTGTCAGGGCTAAAGTATCTTCATGAACAGGAAATCTTACACAGGGATCTTAAACTAGGTAAGTTCTCCAGATGCACACTTGAAAATACACTCCTCCAGCCCTGTCAGCACTGTACCACTTTATTCTTGTATGGTGATAGTTTGTTTAGTAGAATCAGCTTAGTCTGTCTTTACAGTGGAAACTCATAGTGCTTAAGGGATGACATTAAGcattcctaattaaaaaaaaaaaaaacaccttgcGTAGCTTCTCGCTCTGAACAAAGTATGACTCAGCACCTGTGGTAAATGCATTCCTACCTTGCCAAAGATGGACTAACTGGAATTTCTTTGTCTGCCAGGTAACTTCTTCATCAATGAGAACATGGAACTGAAGCTGGGTGACTTTGGCTTGGCAGCTAGGCTGGAACCACTGGAGCACAGGAGGAGGTAGGAGCATCAAAAATTTATAGTCTAGTAGTAAATGAAACTCAGTTAATATGGAAATGACAAGTCATTTTACATAGCAAAAGCTAGTTACTGTCTTTCCAGTGtcatgaagacaaaaaaaaaaaaaaatcaaagctccTACAGATCCTCTTTAGATGTCTCAAGTTCTTGTCTGAACTTGAGAGGAAAACCTGCCCTATGAAAAATagctctttcctctttttgaaATACTAACCAGTTTTGTGGTGtctttgatttttcagaacaaTATGCGGCACACCAAATTACCTCTCTCCAGAAGTCCTCAATAAACAAGGGCATGGCTGTGAATCTGATATATGGGCCTTAGGCTGTGTAATGTAAGTACTTCCCTGCCTTTGAAATAGAATATATCTATCAGTGGCTTAGGCTTTAGAGTTCAAAGTGGATGCAGTACTGCATCCATTTATAGCCTTTCATACATGTGTAGCTCAGATGCAGAAATTCTTTGTTTGGAGATAGGCAGAGTCTTTTTGTAGCTGTAGGCACACATATGGCGGATGTGTAAAATAAGTTTTCCTTTGCCTCTAAACAGGTATACGATGCTGTTGGGAAGACCCCCATTTGAGACTACAAATCTTAAAGAAACCTACAGATGTATAAGGGAAGCAAGATACAGCCTGCCTTCATCTCTCTTGGCACCTGCAAAACACTTAATAGCTAGCATGTTATCAAAAAACCCTGAAGATCGGCCCAGTTTAGATGAAATAATTCGACATGAATTCTTCTTACAGGTTTGTACTGTCTACTATCagtgttgtaaaaaaaaatgcacacaaaaatgcattctgtagtctaaatttttttttgttgcatttcCACAGGGCTTTACACCTGAAAGACTTTCTGCAAGCTGTTGTCACACGGTCCCTGATTTCCATTTGTCAAGTCCTGCTAAAAATTTTTtcaaaaaagcagctgctgctctctttgGGGGCAAAAAGGATAAGGCCAGATACTTCGACACGCATAGTAAGTTCATGCCTAGATACAGTCCACTTATCTCTATTGCATCAGTTTCATATTAGTGTACATCTGTGAGATAGCAACAGAAGACTTATATCTGTGTCTCAGAGCTTTCCGGGGTTggttttgacttttttcttgATAAGTATAGATGGCAGCCTGCCCACCTATGTCAGCTTACATATGTGAATGCTTCTTACAGCATCCATGTCTATATCAGTCATCTGTTAGTTTGTAATGTCTGTTGAAATTTAGTCTCTTAAGTGACTTGTGTATAATGGCATAATTTCTCTGGGAGACTATGGCAGGCTTAGAAGGTGGTGCTGAAGAGAGACAATGTGTTTTCTGCAGCTATCTTGTTATGCTTTTTATAATTCAATAGCACTTCCAGattcagaggattttttttttcctgtattgcAGACAGACTAGctaaagaagatgaagaaatctACAAGCTTAGACATGATTTGAAGAAGACATCGATAACCCAGCAGGCCCCCAAACACAAGACAGATGAGGTACATGCAAGTGCAGTTCAGTTGAAATCCAGTAACAGTTGGGTGGAGTAGctataattaaattatatttgacTTGGATATCAGAACTGGGGCTGTACACAGCATAATCAAGCTTAAATGATTAGCAGAGTTGCTTTAAACAAGCATCACAAAGGTATGGTAGCCTTTGTAGGGAGACTATAAATTTTGGCTTTTGAGTAATTATAGTATCTACCTGGACTCCATTGTTGCCTGTGTGTTAACTTGTCTGCCAGGTGCTATTTCTCAATATTCCAAATACAGGGCTTCAATTCATGATTAACTAGGGCTTCTTCAAATAACTTGCTGAAATTTACTATTTGGTGTTCAGACCtgcacacagctgctcccaTGCTAGGGCAAGAGGGCAGAGAACTGATTAATAGCCTGTGAGATGTAAATTGAAGATCTAAAGAATAGAAAGACCTGGTGTGCTGCTCTAAGCTCAGGCtagcagcagctctttgtaCTTTGTAATCTTTGTACATGAATACCAGTTTCCACAGAATCTATCATTTGTTGAGAAATAGGAGCACCATGCAAAACTTGAGTATAAGCCTTGGCTCGTGTTTTGTTTGATGTTTACATGTCTGACATCTCTTCTAGGAGATTCAGCCTCTTATCACGACAGTGGTGAAGTCAGGAGCATTGCCAGAAACTAAGCAGATTGGAGACTCCATTCGGATGATAGTCAGAGGAACTTTGGGAAGCTGCAGCAGTAGCAGTGAATGTAAGTGCAGCAAAATGTGACCTCTAAGTCTGAATCCCACCTTTATCTTTCTTATATCTTATAAACTTGAAACAAACATCTACTTTTATCCTCTTATTTTTGATAATTGTTAAAGGCaacacttttgaaaaaaattaaattagaaagtCATTAAGGCTAAATTTCGTAAAATCTAGGTAACTGAAAGGTTTAGAATGAACATGACTCTATATGTGCTCATTGTCAGTGTAATAATCCTTCCTTTTCAGGTTTGGAAGACAGTACCATGGGAAGCGTTGCCGATACAGTTGCAAGAGTATTGAGAGGATGTCTGGAGAACATGCCAGAAGCAGACAGCAATCCCAAAGAACAGCTGACAGCATCCTTCCAGTGGGTTACAAAATGGGTGGACTACTCCAACAAGTATGGCTTTGGGTACCAGCTGTCAGATCACACTGTTGGGGTCCTCTTCAACAATGGGGCACATATGAGCCTTCTGCCAGACAAAAAGTAAGAATCATTACAAATCCAACAACTCACTAAGGTAgtttaaacacaaaatatttgtttctcatCACTaaccttcttgttttctttctttctctttcaggaCAGTGCACTACTATGCTGAGCTAGGCCAATGCTCTGTCTTCTCAGCCACAGAGGCTCCTGAACAGTTCATTAGCCAAGTAACTGTACTGAAGTATTTCTCTCACTATATGGAGGAGAACCTCATGGATGTAAGTTCAGCACCTTTAGAATCCTGAGCTGTTAAAATACACTAAATGTGAACTGAGTGCTTAAAATAGTCTGTTCCCTTTCCTAGGGAGGAGACTTGCCCAGCCTAACAGATGTACGCAGGCCCAGGCTTTACCTCTTACAGTGGCTCAAATCTGATAAAGCATTAATGATGCTCTTCAATGATGGCACGTTTCAAGTAAGTGTGGTAGCATCACCAAAGAAGTTGtcttaaaatactttattgCAATAAAATTAGCTAAGTCTCACAAACTGAGAGATAAAGTAGACAAACAGCAATTGACTTCTTTTTTGCAGGTGAACTTCTACCATGATCACACAAAAGTCATAATTTGCAATCAGAGTGAGGAATATCTCCTTACCTACATAAATGAAGACAGGATATCCACAACGTTTCGTCTGACAACTCTTCTGGTTTCTGGATGTTCATTGGAACTAAAACACAGAATGGAATATGCTCTGAACATGCTGCTGCAGCGATGTAACTGAAGGAACCGACTGCTGAACCAAATGGATTCTCTTGTTCACTGTGAATCTACAGTGGAGATGGTCAAGCAACTAGTATGTTGATGATGGATGTGTGGTGGTACGAAAACTGGACTGTCCAAGTGTGCTGGGCACACATCTATTAGAAGCCTAAACCTACTTGCTGGACTAAAATGTTGTGACAAGGAGTTCTTCGGATCATAGTTTTCCTTGCTTCATGTGTGTTAAAGATATATTTGACTTGAACTCGGAGCAGAGCGTGTCTATTTGCTCTGTAAGAGAGCATCTCTGATGGAGTTTAACTGTGAATACACATctggaaagggagggaagggagagctcCGTTGTTGGGGATAATTGTAACAAGCAGCTTCTGGTTGCTTAACTGTGAACTATGGCcatactgttttttttccttatttttttgaaaataccCACACTTGTGGCTGGCAAAGTGCattccttgttaattttttttaatttattacagCCTAAAGTGAAGTAtttattactctttttttttttttttttggaccttggcattttaaatataaatctgTTGGCAATAAAGAATGGAAATCTGAAGCATCATTCTCTACTCTTTCTCCAGTATAACTGAGCATACTTTACTTTGCATTACAAAAAAC
Protein-coding sequences here:
- the PLK2 gene encoding serine/threonine-protein kinase PLK2; this encodes MELLRTIAHPPGGGGAKCCEAAAGRAAGSESRRKKAEEQPHQHGHPAAEVSRIITDPTTGKRYCRGKVLGKGGFAKCYEMTDLTTNKVYAAKIIPHSRVAKPHQREKIDKEIELHRMLNHRHIVQFYHYFEDRENIYILLEYCSRRSMAHILKARKVLTEPEVRYYLRQIVSGLKYLHEQEILHRDLKLGNFFINENMELKLGDFGLAARLEPLEHRRRTICGTPNYLSPEVLNKQGHGCESDIWALGCVMYTMLLGRPPFETTNLKETYRCIREARYSLPSSLLAPAKHLIASMLSKNPEDRPSLDEIIRHEFFLQGFTPERLSASCCHTVPDFHLSSPAKNFFKKAAAALFGGKKDKARYFDTHNRLAKEDEEIYKLRHDLKKTSITQQAPKHKTDEEIQPLITTVVKSGALPETKQIGDSIRMIVRGTLGSCSSSSECLEDSTMGSVADTVARVLRGCLENMPEADSNPKEQLTASFQWVTKWVDYSNKYGFGYQLSDHTVGVLFNNGAHMSLLPDKKTVHYYAELGQCSVFSATEAPEQFISQVTVLKYFSHYMEENLMDGGDLPSLTDVRRPRLYLLQWLKSDKALMMLFNDGTFQVNFYHDHTKVIICNQSEEYLLTYINEDRISTTFRLTTLLVSGCSLELKHRMEYALNMLLQRCN